TGTAACTAGGGCCTGTAACTATAGGGCCTGTAACTAGGGCCTGTAACTATAGGGCCTGTGTAACTATAAAATCAAATAGTTTACTATGAAGATGCCTAAAAATTGCTTCTCCAATAAAAATCCCTGATTACGCTCGCCACTCGTAGGCGATGTCATCAGGACTAATGGTCGTGTCGTGCCGAACTGCGTATGCATGAAACTCGAGAAAATCAacaacaaagaaaaaaaaaatcacttctCTCATTAGCTGTGtttgaatactcatactaaccgcactaaccatactatttgtgatgtgaattgagtatatagtatgcttattggtcatagtatgggtATAGTTAGTATgtcaaaagttcccggatgtcgtactaaaatCACCAAAATACAAAGTATACAACAGTACTTTTAGGGCCCATTGTCATGTACGTCAtaaaaagtggaccaaaacgcagcgggtatatgaatactcatcttcttttattagaaggaaaccaaaacaaaaacaacgacgaaaagcagtcctgtaaggctacacagctatacatggaacaactacccacaaaacccatggaaaaacacccctactaaattggaccttcaattagaggcaacgaggaacagctgcctccaattgaaggtcaacccaataaactaaacatagaaatagaagaactagaacaaacatagaaatatattaatatagaacataacccccaaaaaaccgaaacacacaaaacaaacacacccttgccacgtcctgaccaactacaataacaaaatgaccccttttctggtcaggacgtgacacccataAGGCAATTCTTCAgcaaatgggcgtggcttcacaacgTTTTCAAATTTGAGGAGAATATACAGCCGAAGTCCGAtgagagcggatacaaattcattgctttaacaaattacgacaaatgttaagaaaacgttgatcaatgtaataaagtaatgacttttcaaataagttatgtTACACATTATGTTGGCTAATAATTTGTTAGCTACactatccttacgaaccgcatagcatTGCAGCAGtttgtaccggtatgttagctagttacctaacgttagttagctactaATACGTCAAACTTGCCAGGCGGTATATTAACTACCTGCTATcaaactaactacccaacgtttattgacttgattattcacatcattcttagctaagtggtataggcATTGTGCATTTCAATAGACATTGTTAATTCTGGCTATccactccgatttcagagcgctCTGAATGCTGCGAGAGTGAAAGGCTCTGAATTTACCAATGGACAATCTCACAAAGCTCTGGATTTACGAACGTCCAGAGCAAACTAGTGAGTCTGCATACGAtccactgttgccggatactctggactggacactgttgtcggaccctctggacggggcactgtctctGGACTCTTGaggctgggctgatgcactggaagcctgatgcatggggctggtagaggaggtaccaggctggagacacgcacctcagggctagtgcggggagcgggaacaggctgagttggactgggctgcctcactggaagcctgatgcgtggtgctggtactggaagtgACCAGTTTGGATACATGCACCTCagagctagtgcgaggagcaggaataggATGAgtaggactgggctgacgcactggaggcctggtgcgtgggcctggtactgtctttaccagacggctagcacgcacctcaggacaagTATGAAGTATTAACTCAGGTGACATTATTTCTAGGACACGCTCTGCAGGGCGAATGCCGTGCCTAATACACCAACACAATAGCTCTCTCATATTCTTCTCCTCCAATTTACCCATCAACTCCTTAACAGTCTCTGCTTCGCTCCCCTCCAATTTtaccccgactggctctggttccatcctcggctccgccgatctgtccatgtgccccccccaaaaaaattattggggctgcctctccagtTTGAACGCTATCGGCGTTCCACTGTAATATTCCCGGTCCTCCTTTGCCTTCTTCCATGGGCCCACTCTGgctctgatctcctcccaggtccacgagTCCATACTGCCCCTCTCCTggtgcttctccttcctccgctgttggtccgttgttggtgggtgattctgtaacgaCCGTCGTCTGTGGAAGTAGggaaccaaagcgcagcgtggtgagtgttcatattcaatatttaattaatagaaacactttaaacaaaacacgaaaatgaacgacagcctacagttctgctaggtacaatactaaacagaaaataatcacccacaaaccccaaaggaaaaacaggctgcctatgtatgactcccaatcagcaacaacaaactacagctgttcctgattgagagccacacacggccaaccaaagaaaccaaccaacatagaaaaataaacatagaacgcccacccatgtaaccctggcctaaccaaaatagagaattaaaaacccctctctatggccagggcgttacagattCGGGCCAATTCCATTtcaagtcaattcagaaagtaaactgaattgactgaattgaaatggaactgaTCCCCAAATGCGGTATGTATCCAGACTCAACAtcctggctctctgtctgttggtggaGCTGGAGCTGTAGGTGGAGGCCAGTATGAAGGGGCATGGCTCTAGGTAGTCAGGGCTGACCCTGGTCTGGGTGGTGCTGCTGATGGAGATGGTGTAGATGCTGTTGGTGTAGCCATAACAGGAGCAGTGGTCCACGCTCCGCACACCGTTACCCGACGCCCACACAAAGATGGAGACATGCCCCTTTCTACTCTGTGGTTCATGGGAGttgaagtaaaacatttttacatttggaTTGTTATTCCTCTCACTATTGGTTTAGGTTATGTTTATTATTCCGCTTACTattggtttaggttagggttattatTCCCCTCACTATTGGTTTAGGTTATGTTTATTATTCCGCTTACTattggtttaggttagggttattatTCCCCTCACTattggtttaggttagggttattatTCCCCTCACTATTGGTTTAGGTTAGGATTATTATTCCCCTCATTATTGGTTTAGGTTAGGATTTGGGGagtgtaagctgatcctagatctgtgcctaagggcATCTTCCTCCCCTGTGATTAATACCAAGCGTGAAGAGCCACTACTGATTCATATTTTAATGTTATTTACATATTGATAAGATACATCCTAGAAATAAACATACAACCTAAGGCAaaagactgacacacagacaaacacatatTCAGGCTaagacaaacacactcacacacacacaaacacatattcaGGCTaaaacatacacactcacacacacacaaacactcatacacacaaatatacatatatacacacggaAACACACCCACGTGCACACACGACAAACATACACACGACAAACATACATTcaggcacgcatgcacacacacacacacacacacacacacacacacacacacacacacacacacacacacacacacacagtggataatCAACTTTTTGACTGTGCACATAGTGGAGAATAAACTTTtctaatgtacacacacacacacacacacacacacacacacacacacacacacacacacacacacacacacacataaacaaacacttACAATGTGTATGACGTTCTCTAAGGCGAGGCTAGCCAGAGGGCCAGGTCCTTCCACCGTCCTCCCGTCATCCTCCGGCTCCAAGCTGGCAGAGTAGATATCAACATGCTGCTGCCTGAAGCTCAGCGATGGGGCCTCCACCATGTCCGTCACATCTCCTTCCAGCATACGAATACCTGCAGACACGGGAGGGGTAGGGACCTTCATAACCTTAGCATTCAATACATAGGGTAAATCATCCATAGGAATAGACTGACTGGAGCttatttggatagtccggatTTTCCATCCGTTGATGCTCTGCAGATGGTCAtgctatcaacaaactatctgttgataagcaactgcttgctaaacttacagttagggttaggtttagaataatggttagggtaagggttaaggttagagttagggcgagggttagggttagtagatagtttgtagagcatctacagatggactatccaaagaAAGCGTTACTTGAGATTCTATTTTTATGGGACCATCTGACCTGCAGTACATATGTATGCATCTTCAGTATACAATATACTGTGCCTCCCTTACCCATACGTGCTGTTTTGAAAACTGAACTTGAACTactgaatatacagtatgtgtcattttttttatattttcattttCTGTTTTGTGTGTTGGCGCTAAAGGACACATTTCATGCTTTTATCGGGACTAATAAAGAACTCTGAACTTTTTATGAACTTATGAACTGTCACATGGACTCACCACCTATGAGCTGTCACATGGACTCACCACCTATGAGCTGTCACATGGACTCACCACCTATGAGCTGTCACATGGACTCACCACCTATGAACTGTCACATGGACTCACCACCTATGAACTGTCACATGGACTCACCACTTATGAACTGTCACATGGACTCACTCATGGCTTACCGGAACAAAAAATGGGAATGTATATCACATTAGCTtagttacagtgcatttggaatatacactgctcaaaaaaataaagggaacacttaaacaacacaatgtaactccaagtcaatcacacttctgtgaaatcaaactgtccacttaggaagcaacactgattgacaataaatttcacatgctgttgtgcaaatggaatagacaacaggtggaaattataggcaattagcaagacacccccaataaaggagtggttctgcaggtggggaccacagaccacttctcagttcctatgcttcctggctgatgttttggtcacttttgaatgctggcggtgctttcactctagtggtagcatgagacggagtctacaacccacacaagtggctcaggtagtgcagctcatccaggatggcacatcaatgcgagctgtggcaagaaggtttgctgtgtctgtcagcgtagtgtccagagcatggaggcgctaccaggagacaggccagtacatcaagagacgtagaggaggccgtagaagggcaacaacccagcagcaggaccactacctccgcctttgtgcaaggaggagcaggagaagcactgccagagccttgcaaaatgacctccagcaggccacaaatgtgcatgtgtctgctcaaacggtcagaaacagactccatgagggtggtatgagggcccgacgtccacaagtgggggttgtgcttacagcccaacactgtgcaggacgtttggcatttgccagagaacaccaagattggcaaattcgacactggcaccctgtgctcttcacagatgaaagcaggatcacactgagcacgtgacagacgtgacagagtctggagacgccgtggagaacgttctgctgcctgcaacatctccaccatgaccggtttggcggtgggtcagtcatggtgtggggtggcatttctttggggggcctccatgtgctcgccagaggtagcctgactgccattaggtaccgagatgagatcctcagaccccttgtgagaccatatgctggtgcggttggccctgggttcctcctaatgcaagacaatgctagacctcatgtggctggagtgtgtcagtagttcctgcaagaggaaggcattgatgctatggactggcctgcccgttccccagacctgaatccaattgagcacatctgggacatcatgtctcgctccatccaccaacgccacgttgcaccacagactgtccaggagttggcggatgctttagtccaggtctgggaggagatccctcaggagatctcggcaagacggagctgctcttcctcccggggaaggactgcccgttccatgatctcgccatcacggttgacaactcccttgtgtcctcctcccagagtgctaagaaccttggcgtaaacctggacaacaccctgtcgttctccactaacatcaaggcggtgacccgatcctgtaggttcatgctctacaacattcgcagagtacgaccctgcctcacacaggaagcggcgcaggtcctaatccaggcacttgtcatctcccgtctggattactgcaactctctgttggctgggctccctgcctgtgccattaaacccctacaactcatccagaacgccgcagcccgtctggtgttcaaccttcccaagttctctcacgtcaccccgctcctccgctctctccactggcttccagttgaagctcgcgtccgctacaagaccatggtgattgcctacggagctgtgaagggaacggcacctccataccttcaggctctgatcaggccctacacccaaacaagggcactgcgttcatccacctctggcctgctggcccccctacctctgaggaagcacagttcccgctcagcccagtcaaaactgttcgctgctctggcaccccaatggtggaataagctccctcacgacgccaggacagcggagtcaatcaccaccttccggagacacctgataccccacctctttaaggaatacctaggataggataaagtaatccttctaacccccccccccttaaaagacttATATGCACTATTTTAAAgttgttgttccactggatatcataaggtgaatgcaccaatttgtaagtcgctctggataagagcgtctgctaaatgacttaaatgtaatgtaaatgagaccatccgccacctcatcaggagcatgcccaggctttgtagggaggtcatacaggcacgtggaggccacacacactactgagcctcattttgacttgttttaaggacattacatcaaagttggctcagcctgtagtgtggttttccactttaattttgagtgtgactccaaatccagacctccatgggttgataaattggatttccattgattattttggtgtgatgttattgtcagcacattcaactatgtaaagaaaaaagtatttattaagattatttcgttcattcagatctaggatgtgttgtttaattgttccctttattttttttagcagtatatttagACTTCTTGACGTTTTCAACATATTGTgaatttacagccttattctaaaatgtattaacaaAACTTTCATCATAAATCTAAACACAATATCCCatagtgacaaagtgaaaacaggttgagatatttttgcaaatgcattaaaaataaaaatagaaataccttatttacataagtattcaaaccctttgctatcagactccaaatcatccttgagacgtttctacaacttgattctacaacttgagtccacctgtggtaaattcaattgattgggcatgatttggaaaggcacacaccaaagatcccacagttgacagtacaagtcagaggaaaaaccaagccatgaggtcgaaggaattgtccgtagagctccgagacaggattgtgttgaggcaaagctcaggggaagggtataaaacatttctgcagcattgaaggtccccaagaacccagtggcctccttcattcttaaatggaagaagtttggaaccaccaagactcttcctagagctagccaccgggccaaactgagcaatcggagagaagggccttggttagggaggtgaccaagaacctgatggttactctgacagaggtccagagttcctctgtggagatgggcgaacctaccagaaggacaaccatctctgcagcactcaaccaataaggcttttatggtagaatggccagacggaagccactcctcagtcaaaggcacatgatagcccacttggagtttgccaaaaggtacctaaaggactctcagaccatgagaaacaacattctctggtctgatgaaaccaagattgaactgtttggcctgaatgccaagcatcacgtctggaggaaacctggcatcatcatTTACGGTtaagcatgctggtggcagcatcatgttgtggggatgtttttcaacggtaggaactgggagactagtcaggatcgagggaaagatgaacggagcaaagtacagagagatccatgatgaaaccctgctccagagtgctcaggacctcagacttgacttgggcgaaggttcaccatccaacaggacgatgaccctaagcacacagccaagacaacgcaggagtggcttcaagacaagtctctgaatgtccttgagtggcccggccagaggccggacttgaacccgatttaacatctctggagagatctgaaaatagctgtgctgcaacgctccccatccaacctgacagagcttgagaggatctgcatagaagaatgtgagaaactccccaaatacaggtgtgccaagcttgtagcgtcat
The DNA window shown above is from Salmo salar chromosome ssa13, Ssal_v3.1, whole genome shotgun sequence and carries:
- the LOC123726174 gene encoding proprotein convertase subtilisin/kexin type 6, translated to MGIRMLEGDVTDMVEAPSLSFRQQHVDIYSASLEPEDDGRTVEGPGPLASLALENVIHISRKGHVSIFVWASGNGVRSVDHCSCYGYTNSIYTISISSTTQTRVSPDYLEPCPFILASTYSSSSTNRQRARMLIRHDTTISPDDIAYEWRA